The Altererythrobacter sp. CAU 1644 genome has a window encoding:
- the nadA gene encoding quinolinate synthase NadA, which produces MSVETKIPTGEDLLAEIDRLRKERNAVILAHYYQTPDIQDIADFVGDSLQLSQMAAETDADVIAFCGVKFMADTAKILSPEKIVVLPDMDAGCSLEDSCPPDKFKAFREAHPDHIALTYINCSTEVKALSDVIVTSSSAETILQQIPKDQKIIFGPDRHLGGYLSRKFDREMLLWPGVCIVHEAFSETELLKLKEQYPGAPIAAHPECPPTIVDHADYVGSTSGILQFAKTFEGDTLIVATEPHIIHQMEKALPEKNFIGAPGADGNCSCNICPYMALNTMEKLYAALRDLEPRIEIEEGLRLKAKQSLDRMLEMASGTIGKGDLGKV; this is translated from the coding sequence ATGAGCGTCGAGACCAAAATCCCCACCGGCGAGGACCTGCTCGCCGAGATCGATCGCCTGCGCAAGGAGCGCAACGCGGTGATCCTGGCGCATTACTACCAGACGCCCGATATCCAGGACATCGCCGATTTCGTGGGGGATTCGCTCCAACTCAGCCAGATGGCGGCGGAAACTGACGCCGATGTCATCGCCTTTTGCGGGGTCAAGTTCATGGCCGATACGGCCAAGATCCTCAGCCCTGAAAAGATCGTGGTCCTGCCCGACATGGACGCGGGCTGCTCACTCGAGGATTCGTGCCCACCCGATAAGTTCAAGGCATTCCGCGAGGCGCACCCCGATCACATCGCGCTGACCTACATCAACTGTTCGACCGAGGTGAAAGCGCTCAGCGACGTGATCGTCACCAGTTCGAGCGCGGAAACGATCCTGCAGCAGATCCCCAAGGACCAAAAGATCATCTTCGGCCCCGACCGGCACCTCGGCGGCTATCTCAGCCGCAAATTCGACCGCGAAATGCTGCTGTGGCCCGGCGTGTGCATCGTGCACGAGGCTTTCAGCGAGACCGAGCTGCTCAAGCTCAAGGAACAGTATCCGGGTGCGCCCATCGCGGCGCATCCCGAATGCCCGCCGACCATCGTCGACCATGCCGACTATGTCGGCTCGACCAGCGGCATCCTGCAATTCGCCAAGACTTTCGAAGGCGACACGCTGATCGTCGCGACCGAGCCGCACATCATCCACCAGATGGAAAAGGCGCTGCCGGAGAAGAACTTCATCGGTGCGCCGGGAGCGGACGGCAACTGCAGCTGCAACATCTGCCCCTACATGGCGCTCAACACGATGGAGAAGCTCTACGCCGCGCTGCGCGACCTCGAGCCGCGGATCGAGATCGAGGAGGGACTGCGCCTCAAGGCCAAGCAGAGCCTAGACCGCATGCTGGAGATGGCCAGCGGCACGATTGGCAAGGGCGACCTGGGCAAGGTTTGA
- a CDS encoding YdcH family protein, translated as MASSHVTALQSKHAGLEAQLRLEMARPAPDAAMIQMLKKRKLRIKEELAQA; from the coding sequence ATGGCATCGTCCCACGTCACCGCGCTGCAGTCCAAACATGCCGGCCTCGAAGCTCAGCTTCGCCTGGAAATGGCCCGCCCTGCGCCTGACGCTGCGATGATTCAAATGCTCAAGAAGCGCAAGCTGCGAATTAAGGAAGAACTCGCCCAAGCCTGA
- a CDS encoding class I adenylate-forming enzyme family protein translates to MYDVQLSEAHFAAQSGTPLRELTIGGLLRQQAQERGDQLALRELCPDGTMGREWSFTELLADCEKLGRALASRHAPGARIAIYAMNCPEWVLTQFGAALAGLTVVTVNPAYIAKELRYVLKQSGAVAIYHGNQARGTPLAPVVAEACADLPQVATRMDFTVLNDLFAGHEAGELAELDPHGVLQIQYTSGTTGFPKGVQIRHWSVLQNNTDMMRRWGCEPGDANLTPTPLFHAGSSCFLFGCLGMGMTFIPMPHFDPAMQIETIEREKVQYTGGVPTMLTMIVDELERNPRDVSSVRALMSGAAMVAPELARKAERLFGAPLVVIYGQTESAVAITLGQLTDSDPDRRETIGQPMPHLEVSIRSVDDNSTCAVGEQGEICARGYNIMIGYNDNAEATAQTIDSDGWLHTGDLGTMDERGYVKITGRVKEMIIRGGENLFPAEIENAMLEHPAVFEVAVVGIPDEKWGEIVACFMRKAEGHERPDEAELRAFIRERLSPQKTPSIWIWVEQYPMTGSGKIQKFALRNAYLSGKYEEEPA, encoded by the coding sequence ATGTATGACGTTCAACTGAGCGAAGCGCATTTTGCGGCTCAGTCCGGCACGCCCCTACGCGAATTGACCATCGGCGGCTTGCTGCGCCAGCAGGCGCAGGAGCGCGGCGATCAGCTCGCGCTGCGCGAACTCTGTCCCGATGGCACCATGGGCCGCGAGTGGTCCTTCACCGAGCTGCTGGCCGATTGCGAGAAGCTCGGCCGCGCGCTGGCCTCGCGCCATGCGCCCGGCGCGCGGATCGCGATCTATGCGATGAATTGCCCCGAGTGGGTGCTGACGCAATTCGGCGCCGCGCTGGCCGGCTTGACGGTGGTGACGGTCAATCCCGCCTATATCGCCAAGGAACTGCGCTACGTGCTCAAACAGTCCGGAGCGGTGGCGATCTACCACGGCAACCAGGCCCGCGGGACACCGCTGGCGCCGGTGGTGGCCGAGGCTTGCGCGGATCTGCCGCAGGTCGCGACAAGGATGGATTTCACGGTCCTCAACGATCTTTTCGCCGGCCACGAAGCGGGCGAACTCGCGGAGCTCGACCCGCACGGCGTGCTCCAGATCCAGTATACCTCGGGCACGACCGGATTTCCCAAGGGAGTCCAGATCCGTCACTGGTCGGTGCTGCAGAACAACACCGACATGATGCGGCGCTGGGGCTGCGAGCCGGGCGACGCCAATCTGACCCCCACGCCCCTGTTCCACGCCGGGTCCTCGTGCTTCCTGTTCGGCTGTCTGGGAATGGGCATGACTTTCATCCCGATGCCGCATTTCGATCCCGCCATGCAGATCGAGACGATCGAGCGCGAGAAGGTGCAATATACCGGTGGCGTTCCCACCATGCTGACGATGATCGTCGACGAGCTGGAGCGCAATCCGCGCGACGTCTCCTCGGTCCGTGCGCTGATGTCGGGGGCGGCGATGGTCGCACCGGAACTGGCGCGCAAGGCCGAAAGGCTGTTCGGCGCCCCGCTGGTCGTGATCTACGGCCAGACGGAAAGCGCAGTCGCAATCACGCTCGGCCAATTGACCGACAGCGATCCAGACCGCCGCGAGACGATCGGCCAGCCCATGCCGCACCTGGAGGTTTCGATCCGGAGCGTCGACGACAATTCGACTTGCGCAGTGGGCGAGCAGGGCGAGATCTGCGCGCGCGGTTACAACATCATGATCGGCTACAACGACAATGCCGAAGCGACCGCACAGACCATCGACTCCGACGGCTGGCTCCACACCGGCGATCTCGGCACGATGGACGAGCGGGGCTATGTGAAGATCACCGGGCGGGTGAAGGAAATGATCATTCGCGGCGGCGAGAACCTGTTTCCGGCCGAAATCGAAAACGCCATGCTCGAACACCCAGCCGTGTTCGAAGTCGCTGTGGTGGGCATTCCCGACGAGAAATGGGGCGAGATCGTCGCCTGCTTCATGCGGAAGGCCGAAGGGCATGAGCGTCCCGACGAAGCCGAGCTGAGGGCGTTCATCCGCGAGCGTCTATCGCCGCAAAAGACCCCGAGCATCTGGATCTGGGTCGAGCAATATCCGATGACCGGATCGGGCAAGATCCAGAAGTTCGCACTGCGAAACGCCTATTTGTCGGGCAAGTACGAGGAAGAACCCGCCTAG
- a CDS encoding DUF4230 domain-containing protein, with the protein MEDDLKTREPTVQPEVHREQSLARVQAVPWLIVILLIAATAWLGWKAFFEQEEGDPVGSAMLAFQKQNSLTVFSSRFEVVAESVDTRGIAGFDLLKSRQAAIIPATVEYRLDLASMDRDRFAWDEASDTLQVTLPPLRISRPNLDEAKARVFTEGTYVTRDASADLSRNNSKIAEERASAFAKNPEVLGLARVAAKEAVRQNLAIPLQVAGFDDAKVEVMFEGQAAPN; encoded by the coding sequence ATGGAAGACGATCTGAAAACCCGCGAACCGACGGTTCAACCTGAAGTCCATCGTGAACAGTCGCTCGCGCGCGTCCAGGCGGTGCCGTGGCTGATCGTCATCCTGCTGATCGCTGCAACCGCATGGCTGGGCTGGAAGGCCTTCTTCGAACAGGAGGAAGGAGATCCGGTCGGCAGCGCCATGCTGGCCTTTCAGAAGCAGAACTCACTGACCGTTTTCTCGTCGCGGTTCGAAGTGGTCGCCGAAAGCGTCGATACGCGCGGCATCGCCGGGTTTGACCTGCTTAAGTCGCGCCAGGCAGCGATAATTCCCGCGACAGTCGAATACCGGCTCGACCTGGCGAGCATGGATCGCGACCGGTTCGCCTGGGACGAGGCCAGCGACACGCTGCAGGTCACCCTGCCCCCGCTGCGCATTTCGCGCCCCAATCTCGACGAGGCGAAGGCGCGGGTCTTTACCGAAGGCACCTATGTCACGCGCGACGCGAGTGCCGACCTGTCGCGCAACAATTCCAAGATCGCTGAAGAGCGGGCGAGCGCCTTCGCCAAGAACCCGGAGGTGCTGGGCCTGGCGCGGGTGGCGGCCAAGGAGGCGGTGCGCCAGAACCTCGCCATCCCGCTCCAGGTGGCAGGGTTTGACGATGCCAAGGTTGAAGTGATGTTCGAAGGTCAAGCCGCCCCGAACTAG
- a CDS encoding MBL fold metallo-hydrolase — protein sequence MALPPEPWPTGIAEQLEPLVRRVLAPNPSPYTFTGTQTYIVGAEDKVAVIDPGPADEAHIEAILAAVGDAQVTAIMCTHTHRDHSPAAAPLAERTGAPIVGCAPLVIESDLPRSDEAFDPTYAPDRVLEDGEAMTGPGWTLRAVHTPGHTSNHLCFALEESGALFTGDHVMGWSTSVVIPPDGDMGHYMKSLERLQSRGDTVYYSAHGEPITKPQQLVRGMIGHRRQRENQILRLLGERARPIPDFIPEMYKGLDPRLNKAAQMSVEAHLIDLERRGLVARSEHVWKTI from the coding sequence ATGGCCCTGCCTCCCGAACCCTGGCCCACCGGCATTGCCGAGCAGCTCGAGCCGCTGGTGCGGCGCGTCCTCGCGCCCAATCCTTCGCCCTATACTTTCACCGGAACGCAAACCTACATCGTCGGGGCGGAGGACAAGGTCGCAGTGATCGATCCCGGACCCGCCGACGAGGCGCACATCGAAGCGATCCTTGCGGCGGTAGGCGATGCCCAAGTCACCGCGATAATGTGTACGCACACCCACCGCGACCATTCGCCCGCCGCCGCGCCACTGGCCGAACGCACCGGCGCGCCGATCGTCGGCTGTGCACCCCTGGTCATCGAGAGCGACCTGCCGCGCTCGGACGAGGCGTTCGATCCGACCTATGCGCCCGATCGCGTGCTCGAGGACGGGGAGGCAATGACCGGGCCCGGCTGGACACTGCGCGCAGTCCATACGCCCGGGCACACCTCGAACCACTTGTGTTTCGCGCTCGAGGAGAGCGGCGCGCTCTTCACCGGCGATCACGTCATGGGCTGGTCCACCAGCGTGGTGATCCCACCCGACGGTGACATGGGCCACTACATGAAGAGCCTCGAACGCCTGCAATCGCGCGGGGACACGGTCTATTATTCCGCCCATGGCGAACCGATCACCAAGCCGCAGCAACTCGTTCGCGGGATGATCGGCCATCGTCGCCAGCGCGAGAACCAGATCCTGCGCTTGCTGGGCGAACGCGCACGACCGATCCCCGATTTCATCCCCGAGATGTACAAGGGGCTCGACCCGCGCCTCAACAAGGCCGCGCAGATGAGCGTCGAAGCGCATTTGATCGATTTGGAACGCCGCGGGCTGGTCGCTCGTTCTGAACATGTATGGAAGACGATCTGA
- the glpK gene encoding glycerol kinase GlpK: MSELILVLDEGTTSTRAMLFGLDGKFHGSAQQEITQHYPKAGWVEHDAGEIWERTLACAREVVEQAGGADRIACIGITNQRETVVAWDRNTGMPLARAIVWQDRRTAEFCAQLRDDGHEDDVQRRTGLLLDPYFSGTKMRWLLDNEPAVRSAAKAGTLAFGTIESWLTYKLTGGPDSGAHVTDASNASRTLLLELGGADFDDGLCELLGVPRAALPRVIDNAGELGVAREDMLGAAIPITGMAGDQQAATIGQACLTPGETKATYGTGAFVLTNKGGEIPTSDNRLLGTVLYQLAGARTYAIEGSVFVAGSLVQWLRDSLGIVEVASQTEELARSVEDTGGVTIVPALAGLGAPHWNAEARGVITGLSFHSGKAELARAALEAMAHQTHDLATAFAADGARWETLKIDGGMSANDWMAQDLADVLNLPVERPEFVETTALGAAMLAAVGAGLHPDLATAGKEMRGTLSRFSPNMEDGVRQERLARWRKALSAA; the protein is encoded by the coding sequence ATGTCCGAACTTATCCTGGTCCTCGACGAGGGAACGACCTCGACGCGCGCGATGTTGTTCGGGCTCGACGGGAAATTCCACGGCAGTGCGCAGCAGGAAATCACCCAGCATTACCCCAAGGCGGGCTGGGTCGAACACGACGCCGGCGAGATCTGGGAACGGACGCTCGCCTGCGCGCGGGAGGTGGTCGAGCAAGCCGGGGGCGCCGACCGGATAGCCTGCATCGGCATCACCAATCAGCGTGAAACCGTGGTCGCCTGGGACAGAAATACCGGTATGCCGCTCGCCCGAGCGATCGTTTGGCAGGATCGCCGGACCGCGGAGTTTTGCGCCCAGTTGCGGGATGACGGACACGAGGACGATGTCCAGCGCCGCACCGGCTTGCTTCTCGACCCCTATTTCTCCGGTACGAAAATGCGCTGGCTGCTCGACAACGAACCTGCCGTCCGCAGTGCAGCGAAGGCCGGAACGTTGGCCTTCGGAACGATCGAGAGCTGGCTGACCTACAAGCTGACCGGCGGCCCGGATTCAGGAGCGCACGTCACTGATGCCAGCAACGCCAGCCGCACCTTGCTGCTGGAACTGGGCGGGGCCGATTTCGACGATGGGCTTTGCGAACTGCTCGGCGTGCCGCGAGCGGCGCTGCCGCGGGTGATCGATAATGCCGGCGAACTCGGCGTGGCGAGGGAGGACATGCTCGGGGCCGCGATCCCCATCACCGGTATGGCGGGCGACCAGCAGGCGGCGACCATCGGCCAGGCCTGCCTTACGCCGGGCGAGACCAAGGCGACTTACGGCACCGGTGCGTTCGTCCTTACCAACAAGGGCGGCGAAATTCCCACTTCCGACAACCGGCTGCTCGGCACGGTGCTCTACCAGCTTGCGGGCGCGCGGACTTACGCGATCGAAGGCTCGGTGTTCGTCGCGGGCAGCCTTGTTCAATGGCTCAGGGACTCGCTCGGGATCGTCGAGGTCGCCTCGCAGACCGAGGAACTCGCGCGCTCGGTCGAAGACACCGGCGGCGTCACCATCGTCCCGGCGCTTGCAGGGCTAGGGGCGCCGCATTGGAACGCGGAAGCGCGCGGGGTCATCACCGGGCTAAGCTTCCACAGCGGCAAGGCGGAACTCGCGCGCGCGGCGCTGGAGGCAATGGCGCATCAGACGCACGATTTGGCGACAGCCTTTGCCGCCGACGGCGCCCGCTGGGAAACGCTCAAGATCGACGGCGGGATGAGCGCCAACGACTGGATGGCGCAAGACCTCGCCGATGTTCTCAACCTGCCGGTCGAGCGCCCCGAGTTCGTCGAGACGACAGCACTGGGCGCGGCGATGCTGGCGGCGGTCGGGGCGGGACTGCATCCCGATCTCGCAACTGCAGGCAAGGAGATGCGCGGCACATTGAGCCGGTTCTCTCCGAACATGGAGGACGGGGTGCGGCAGGAACGGCTGGCGCGCTGGCGCAAGGCGCTCAGCGCAGCATAG
- a CDS encoding DUF1465 family protein: protein MSHSSDLSRPIIETLYTEALMLADEVRAVFALGMHEVDPEASDLLRLALSSEGLKATTRMMHVLAWLLNQRAYFSGELTETQLRKHSRLPEDRPSRAEDLALLEIPTRELIDETVRLHSRIARLDKAWRDGFEVQPTVRKLHERIGREMMAREVRAGEHRLGG, encoded by the coding sequence ATGTCACATTCGAGCGACCTGTCGCGTCCGATTATCGAGACGCTTTACACCGAAGCGCTGATGCTCGCGGACGAAGTTCGCGCCGTCTTCGCGCTCGGGATGCACGAGGTCGACCCGGAAGCGAGCGATCTGCTGCGCCTCGCGCTCTCGAGCGAAGGGCTCAAGGCGACCACGCGCATGATGCATGTGCTGGCCTGGCTGCTCAACCAGCGGGCCTATTTCTCGGGTGAATTGACCGAGACCCAATTGCGCAAGCACAGCCGCCTGCCGGAAGATCGCCCGTCGCGCGCCGAGGATCTCGCCCTGCTCGAGATCCCGACCCGCGAACTGATCGACGAGACAGTCCGGCTGCACAGCCGGATTGCGCGGCTCGACAAGGCATGGCGCGACGGCTTCGAAGTGCAGCCGACCGTGCGCAAGCTGCACGAGCGGATCGGGCGCGAGATGATGGCGCGCGAAGTGCGCGCCGGGGAACACCGCCTCGGCGGATAG
- a CDS encoding YdcH family protein, translated as MSEEELRKRLELLRTEHRDLDAAIAALTEAGSTDQLQIARLKKRKLRLKDQISLIEDSLLPDIIA; from the coding sequence GTGAGTGAAGAAGAGCTGCGTAAGCGGTTGGAATTGCTTCGAACAGAGCATCGCGACCTCGACGCCGCAATTGCCGCGCTGACCGAAGCGGGGTCGACCGACCAGCTCCAGATCGCCCGGCTCAAGAAGCGCAAATTGCGACTCAAGGACCAGATTTCGCTGATCGAGGACAGCCTTCTGCCCGATATTATCGCCTAG